A single Pseudomonas putida DNA region contains:
- a CDS encoding cold-shock protein codes for MSNRQSGVVKWFNDEKGYGFITPQSGDDLFVHFKAIQADGFKTLKEGQAVTFVATRGQKGMQAEEVQIA; via the coding sequence ATGTCCAACCGTCAATCCGGTGTTGTTAAGTGGTTCAACGATGAGAAAGGCTACGGCTTCATCACCCCTCAGTCGGGCGACGACCTGTTCGTGCACTTCAAAGCCATCCAAGCTGACGGCTTCAAAACCCTGAAAGAAGGCCAGGCTGTTACTTTCGTCGCTACCCGCGGCCAGAAAGGCATGCAGGCTGAAGAAGTTCAGATCGCCTAA
- the dcd gene encoding dCTP deaminase, which produces MSIKSDKWIRRMAQEHGMIEPFVERQVRGEHDSRVISFGVSSYGYDVRCADEFKVFTNINSATVDPKNFDAGSFVDVKSDVCIIPPNSFALARTVEYFRIPRNVLTICLGKSTYARCGIIVNVTPLEPEWEGHVTLEFSNTTTLPAKIYANEGVAQMLFLESDEECEVSYKDRGGKYQGQRGVTLPRT; this is translated from the coding sequence ATGAGCATCAAATCGGACAAGTGGATTCGCCGCATGGCGCAGGAACACGGCATGATCGAACCGTTCGTCGAGCGCCAGGTGCGCGGCGAACACGACAGCCGGGTCATCTCCTTCGGCGTCTCCAGCTACGGCTACGACGTGCGTTGCGCCGACGAATTCAAAGTGTTCACCAACATCAATTCGGCCACCGTCGACCCGAAAAACTTCGACGCCGGCAGCTTCGTCGACGTCAAGAGCGATGTCTGCATCATTCCGCCGAACTCCTTCGCTCTGGCCCGTACCGTCGAATACTTCCGCATCCCGCGCAACGTGCTGACCATCTGCCTGGGCAAGAGCACCTACGCCCGTTGCGGCATCATCGTCAACGTCACCCCACTCGAGCCGGAGTGGGAAGGCCACGTGACCCTGGAATTCTCCAACACCACCACGCTGCCGGCGAAGATCTACGCCAATGAAGGCGTAGCGCAGATGCTGTTCCTCGAATCCGATGAAGAGTGCGAAGTGTCTTACAAGGACCGTGGCGGCAAGTACCAGGGCCAGCGCGGCGTCACCCTGCCACGCACCTGA
- the pdeM gene encoding ligase-associated DNA damage response endonuclease PdeM: MNAYLPIEHCGETLWLLPDKAIYWPARRALLVADVHIGKAASYRALHQPVPRGTTAATLARLDALLNSHDCEQLIILGDFLHARAAHSPDTLASLHTWRSRHARLKVVLVRGNHDHHAGDPPLALGIEVRDEPLLLEPFALQHEPLPHSSHPVLAGHVHPVFVLRGRARQKLRLPCFLIDAQVSLLPAFGEFTGGWLVEPGLSARVFLAGGDQVWALAL; encoded by the coding sequence ATGAATGCTTATCTGCCCATCGAGCACTGTGGCGAAACGCTCTGGCTGCTACCGGACAAGGCGATCTACTGGCCAGCCCGCCGCGCCCTACTGGTGGCCGACGTCCATATCGGCAAGGCGGCCAGTTACCGAGCATTGCATCAACCTGTTCCACGAGGCACCACGGCCGCCACCCTGGCACGCCTGGATGCATTGCTGAACAGCCATGATTGCGAGCAGTTGATCATCCTCGGCGACTTTCTTCACGCGCGCGCTGCGCATTCCCCCGACACGCTGGCAAGCCTGCACACATGGAGAAGCCGCCATGCCAGGCTGAAGGTAGTGCTGGTGCGAGGCAATCACGATCACCACGCCGGTGACCCACCTCTGGCGCTGGGTATCGAGGTACGGGACGAACCTTTGCTGCTGGAACCCTTTGCCCTGCAGCACGAACCGCTGCCTCACTCCAGCCACCCAGTGCTGGCCGGGCACGTGCATCCGGTATTCGTGCTGCGAGGACGGGCTCGGCAAAAACTCAGGCTACCTTGCTTCCTGATCGATGCTCAGGTCAGCCTGCTGCCGGCATTTGGTGAATTCACCGGGGGATGGTTGGTCGAGCCAGGCCTGAGCGCCCGCGTTTTCCTTGCTGGCGGCGATCAGGTCTGGGCACTTGCCCTCTAG
- the metG gene encoding methionine--tRNA ligase yields MSEPRQILVTSALPYANGSIHLGHMLEYIQTDMWVRFQKLRGNQCIYVCADDAHGSAIMLRAEKEGITPEQLIANVQAEHSGDFADFLVDFDNFHSTHSDENRELSSLIYSRLRDAGHIATRSVTQYFDPEKGMFLADRFIKGTCPKCAAEDQYGDNCEKCGATYAPTELKNPKSAISGATPVLRDSQHFFFKLPDFQAMLQQWTRSGTLQDAVANKLAEWLDSGLQEWDISRDAPYFGFEIPGEPGKYFYVWLDAPIGYMASFKNLCARRPELDFDAFWNEGSKAELYHFIGKDIVNFHALFWPAMLEGAGFRKPTAVNVHGYLTVNGAKMSKSRGTFIKARTYLDHLQPEYLRYYYAAKLGRGVDDLDLNLEDFVQKVNSDLVGKVVNIASRCAGFIHKGNAGVMVAGDAAPELTEAFLAAAPSIAEAYEGRDFGRAMREIMALADRANAWIADKAPWSLAKQEGKQDEVQAICAQGINLFRQLVIFLKPVLPLLAADAEAFLNVAPLTWNDHQSRLENHQLNPFKALMSRIEPAKVEAMVAASKEDLLAAEAQAPAGNGELSKDPLSTEIEFDTFAAVDLRVALIVKAEAVPGADKLLQLTLDIGDERRNVFSGIKSAYPDPSKLEGRLTMMVANLKPRKMRFGVSEGMVMAAGPGGEEIYLLSPDSGAKPGQRIK; encoded by the coding sequence ATGTCCGAGCCACGTCAGATTCTCGTCACCAGCGCCCTGCCCTATGCCAATGGATCCATCCACCTTGGCCATATGCTGGAGTACATCCAGACGGACATGTGGGTGCGCTTCCAGAAGCTGCGCGGCAACCAGTGCATCTATGTCTGCGCCGACGATGCCCACGGTTCGGCCATCATGCTACGCGCCGAGAAGGAAGGCATCACCCCCGAGCAGCTGATCGCCAATGTCCAGGCCGAGCACAGCGGTGACTTTGCCGATTTCCTGGTGGACTTCGACAACTTCCACTCCACTCACAGCGACGAAAACCGCGAGCTGTCGAGCCTGATCTACTCGCGCCTGCGTGACGCCGGGCACATCGCCACCCGTTCGGTGACCCAGTATTTCGACCCTGAAAAGGGCATGTTCCTCGCCGACCGTTTCATCAAGGGCACCTGCCCGAAATGTGCGGCTGAAGACCAGTACGGCGATAACTGCGAAAAATGCGGTGCCACCTACGCCCCGACCGAACTGAAGAACCCAAAGTCGGCGATCTCCGGTGCCACGCCGGTACTGCGCGATTCCCAGCACTTCTTCTTCAAGCTGCCTGACTTCCAGGCCATGCTGCAGCAATGGACCCGTAGCGGTACCCTGCAGGATGCCGTGGCCAACAAACTGGCCGAATGGCTGGATTCCGGCCTGCAGGAGTGGGACATCTCGCGTGATGCGCCCTACTTCGGCTTCGAGATCCCGGGCGAGCCAGGCAAGTACTTCTATGTCTGGCTGGACGCGCCGATCGGCTACATGGCCAGCTTCAAGAACCTCTGTGCCCGCCGCCCCGAACTGGACTTCGATGCCTTCTGGAACGAAGGCTCCAAGGCCGAGTTGTACCACTTCATCGGCAAGGACATCGTCAACTTCCACGCCCTGTTCTGGCCAGCCATGCTCGAAGGCGCCGGCTTCCGCAAACCGACCGCGGTCAACGTGCACGGCTACCTGACCGTCAACGGCGCGAAGATGTCCAAATCGCGTGGTACCTTCATCAAGGCCCGCACCTACCTGGACCACCTGCAGCCGGAATACCTGCGCTACTACTACGCCGCCAAGCTTGGCCGTGGCGTCGATGACCTCGACCTGAACCTCGAGGACTTCGTGCAGAAGGTCAACTCCGACCTGGTCGGCAAGGTCGTCAACATTGCCAGCCGTTGCGCAGGCTTCATCCACAAGGGCAATGCTGGCGTGATGGTCGCGGGCGACGCAGCGCCGGAGCTGACCGAGGCCTTCCTCGCCGCGGCCCCGTCGATCGCCGAGGCCTATGAAGGCCGCGACTTCGGCCGTGCCATGCGCGAAATCATGGCCCTGGCCGACCGTGCCAACGCCTGGATCGCCGACAAGGCGCCTTGGTCGCTGGCCAAGCAAGAAGGCAAGCAGGACGAAGTCCAGGCCATCTGCGCCCAAGGCATCAACCTGTTCCGCCAGCTGGTGATCTTCCTCAAGCCGGTGTTGCCGCTGCTGGCCGCCGATGCCGAAGCGTTCCTCAACGTCGCCCCGCTGACCTGGAACGATCATCAATCGCGCCTGGAAAACCACCAGTTGAACCCATTCAAGGCGCTGATGAGCCGCATCGAGCCGGCCAAGGTCGAAGCCATGGTTGCCGCCAGCAAGGAAGACCTGCTGGCCGCCGAAGCACAGGCACCAGCTGGCAATGGCGAGCTGAGCAAAGACCCGCTGTCGACCGAGATCGAGTTCGACACCTTTGCCGCCGTCGACCTGCGCGTCGCGCTGATCGTCAAGGCCGAAGCCGTGCCTGGGGCCGACAAGTTGCTGCAACTGACCCTGGACATCGGTGACGAGCGCCGCAACGTGTTCTCCGGTATCAAGTCGGCCTATCCGGACCCGTCCAAGCTGGAAGGCCGCCTGACCATGATGGTGGCGAACCTCAAGCCGCGGAAAATGCGTTTTGGCGTGTCCGAGGGCATGGTCATGGCGGCCGGCCCGGGCGGCGAAGAGATCTACCTGCTCAGCCCTGACAGCGGCGCCAAGCCTGGTCAGCGCATCAAGTAA
- the apbC gene encoding iron-sulfur cluster carrier protein ApbC, with translation MSAVTRAAVEGVLRQYTDPYLNQDPVSAGCVRAIDIQAGQVAVQLQLGYAAGLFKNGWAQVLQTAIENLDGVSSAQVSIDCLVAAHKAQAQVPAMANVKNIIAVASGKGGVGKSTTAANLALALAREGARVGILDADIYGPSQGVMFGIPEGTRPQIREQKWFVPIKAHGVEVMSMAFLTDDNTPMVWRGPMVSGALLQLVTQTAWDDLDYLVIDMPPGTGDIQLTLAQKVPVAGSVIVTTPQDLALLDAKKGVEMFRKVNIPVLGVVENMAVHICSNCGHAEHLFGEGGGEKLAAQYGVDLLASLPLSMLIREQADSGKPTAIAEPESQIAMVYQELARQVGARIVLQEAAAPAMPSITISED, from the coding sequence ATGAGTGCCGTCACCCGTGCCGCCGTCGAAGGCGTGCTTCGCCAGTACACCGACCCTTACCTGAACCAGGACCCGGTCAGCGCCGGCTGCGTGCGCGCAATCGACATCCAGGCTGGGCAGGTCGCTGTGCAGTTGCAGCTGGGCTATGCCGCCGGTTTGTTCAAGAACGGCTGGGCCCAGGTGCTGCAGACCGCGATCGAAAACCTCGACGGTGTCAGTTCGGCCCAGGTGTCGATCGACTGCCTGGTTGCCGCGCACAAGGCCCAGGCCCAGGTGCCGGCCATGGCCAACGTCAAGAACATCATTGCCGTGGCCTCGGGCAAGGGCGGGGTTGGCAAGTCGACCACCGCCGCCAACCTGGCCCTGGCCCTGGCCCGTGAAGGTGCCCGCGTGGGCATTCTCGATGCCGACATCTATGGCCCGAGCCAGGGCGTGATGTTCGGTATTCCCGAGGGTACCCGCCCGCAGATTCGCGAGCAGAAGTGGTTCGTGCCGATCAAGGCCCACGGCGTCGAAGTCATGTCCATGGCGTTTCTCACCGATGACAACACGCCAATGGTCTGGCGTGGGCCGATGGTGTCCGGTGCGCTGCTGCAACTGGTGACCCAGACTGCCTGGGACGACCTGGATTATCTGGTCATCGACATGCCGCCGGGTACCGGCGATATCCAGCTGACCCTGGCGCAGAAGGTACCCGTGGCCGGCTCGGTAATCGTCACCACTCCGCAGGACCTGGCCCTGCTGGATGCCAAAAAAGGCGTGGAGATGTTCCGCAAGGTCAACATCCCGGTGCTGGGTGTGGTGGAGAACATGGCCGTGCACATCTGCTCGAACTGCGGCCATGCCGAGCACCTGTTCGGCGAAGGCGGTGGTGAGAAGCTGGCGGCGCAGTATGGTGTCGACCTGCTGGCCTCGCTGCCGCTGTCGATGCTGATCCGCGAGCAGGCCGACAGCGGCAAGCCGACGGCGATTGCAGAGCCGGAAAGCCAGATTGCCATGGTCTACCAGGAACTGGCGCGCCAGGTGGGTGCTCGGATTGTCTTGCAGGAAGCGGCGGCGCCGGCAATGCCGAGCATCACCATCAGCGAGGACTGA